One window from the genome of Parasteatoda tepidariorum isolate YZ-2023 chromosome 8, CAS_Ptep_4.0, whole genome shotgun sequence encodes:
- the LOC107451712 gene encoding ankyrin repeat domain-containing protein 12, which produces MASGGKESDRSDDEIQKPFNTGKKNCKKILSSESEEDSDVEIRPKKVKPIQCESEVNSSADELKEIISDHRLGAEASTDLSDNEQSEKCAICLSKFLGQDIATPETCDHVFCLECLQEWAKNVNTCPIDRLKFNIILIRHHKEEKIIKKIFVNNSELPYNSELESESNTESQANFCEVCNEEEGDESLLLCHECQKFYHYACIRTLCNPHMDFWQCPTCENYIRIRDKCLLDFHRVLQSIKRRFSNSRTFPRSRISQPAMPQALRSPHSTREYARVRQRFLYQKSLVRSILSTSESSDEELDHRSANTRLYQNQVVTNGTKSRCPLMSTKRRNELYRARNQRLLTSATTAATTNSQSHYTMDSDEGYSDFRLPSSPTADNFDVVGSILQSQSLLHSPDVLTVSRDGSVLRNSSIKTRTLLNLDSMFPLSVSGENSESESPFANSSFFSDNAVSPYINKAVGKQIPLHSTQSNSKYGETPRQNYSCSSSSAPRERPLSYDECILSGSAFGGGGNERYNNEPNSPTGPKSFCCTSTSDDMKKTQDSNKDNKSHHSEDEVDIYSDIESVGEEDNSLSDQVEPVKISYKCVEESQQSDTNDVSDSTDNELVIDEDMPAEEESERITEPQGFACSKINNVAGDANARASYQVDIDCDQSSSPILNKNYDKYTGRISLKRSSCEESGKKHDTQTQNTQMNESCSDEENQESDMEVQDEENSVDSTRKSYQGYGSNSCSVKSSPKSLTQCENSICNENDFCENDNSALEPVGKNTPEALNSCTNDNTNDSMSQMEVDEFQENTSNVSDSTSHTEQPYKHKKYNFCVASDRNEIRHVDLNENSQPGANSNSSSAHSSRNDRRILPEECAISQSENNSHFSFSSNQQNADRSEPEDGGDSNDSNCRDSQVGSGATFNFKNSEQHIEQGETGECTDENSQNEVGEYMDENSLNETQLSPNSSKHKNDDSDGDNQVNSNQNVSVDNESSFNFSNRQQNDDDESDVEDITDSNPPPSQGVTGTVTTETINISNDETVKSDNEYEDCESFEDASTPCLDENLEGEIENSPMQAVHCENANQDFSRTPDYEYENDAPGKQEDNVVNNNASDNVKDPDVDLGIEDISEAGSEDLDEFPDEPASEKGKGNHQTKTSGATESSSRYVSDDNKKFSDQVFEDQEEGEIIEDKPARETERRKRDRYYDDTSDYVERAPRMSISDLPRIPKLKRNRDKDNVQEPPSFDNKRTSVLSRVDLGAGDVSWKRLSKHTRERSYRDGRPKDERLLYRERESRNKERKNFDNNRRTDSKSSDRRREDKKKGSEKSKNESRSRKNDKSKEDWDYSDRDKKKYHKDHKDRHPKEKHSKDRKDKHDKSRHSKEESKYDKEREKIKDDNRYERDSRYDKEERFERAIYEKTKSKDKEHKNKRKDRKDDNIKASKDHSREKHKHTHPHESFIDKQREVLKIDDKLKIVVEQKDRKEKSKTKDKKDPKLEKELHQRKRETERNAYSEMTSIESKEIFAKGDSIIINVSFNRNSSPKDVSTSEALEVNSADQILTKEDLDKDANLNEDLRSKSKSSDKKSSLDGMSVKRPVTPPERPTQVLSVSESYWQGGDDPDGNNSIASDKSDEESHHDDDNDSVGSVNDADNFSNSSNSTDDLANQEAKDGTIEMEAKSTVSEELIDKFSKEEDTFISKRRSPRSPSPPSPADNDSYDPCEPTKSPSPSFPAPPPLPSSNPKPPPSPELPPLPPEPEPTDVVHEESHSVLHNQTPPVVSSTAQPVTVETQTPSSLAFTGMLLPPPSFLSHSSQANNLSNISSLLPPRTLSFQVNGSNILATNHMPPVMAGNFIHTDTSLPPPPNPPNIPHMTSVPPPPPPPSAISLISQIRHPQLNVQPPLPPNSILQNLGIAHNLNIPQLQLPPLPHLPPNLCAALANHQSPLPFTTQNLPVSLPSNITNQQSNRFLAPNQVPLMPNQNISNNKPHVMSITQMLSHCQTIPVSSNQKSEQPSKPPTPGEKNEVIDMDVDSPYSPGDCSVDSVNDYSPTGSPLPSTPKETGDIFDTLFSADIRTSEKRPHESVSKHERSKSRSGSKGTNESSSKKSKHDHRTDSKSKHSVKMQIEKNKKARKEQKIAEKILKLEDSQLKILDELPSSAVEMQVKEKFLKKLNRQERVIEEVKLALKPFYKSRDVNKEEYKDILRRAVPKICHNKSGEINPVKVKYLVECYIKKVRHSKKRSDKKKSKFS; this is translated from the exons ATGGCTAGTGGTGGTAAAGAGTCTGATAGATCTGATGATGAAATTCAAAAACCATTTAATACAGGTAAAAAGAATTGCAAGAAAATTCTTAGCAGTGAGTCAGAGGAAGACAGTGATGTAGAAATAAGGCCTAAAAAAGTCAAGCCAATACAGTGTGAAAGTGAGGTCAATTCCTCAGCGGATGAGCTTAAAGAAATAATCTCGGATCATAGACTAG gtGCTGAAGCCTCTACTGATTTAAGTGACAATGAACAATCTGAGAAATGTGCAATATGCCTCAGTAAATTTCTAGGACAAGACATAGCTACTCCTGAGACCTGTGATCATGTATTTTGCCTTGAGTGCTTGCAAGAATGGGCCAAg aatGTCAACACTTGTCCGATCGATAGATTGAAGTTCAACATAATATTGATTCGTCAccacaaagaagaaaaaataattaaaaag ATATTTGTTAACAATTCTGAACTTCCCTACAATTCTGAACTAGAATCAGAATCTAATACTGAAAGTCAAGCAAATTTTTGTGAAGTGTGTAATGAAGAGGAAGGTGATGAGTCTCTCTTATTGTGCCATGAATGTCAAAAGTTTTATCATTATGCATGCATCAGAACTCTTTGTAATCCTCATATGGATTTTTGGCAATGTCCTACATGTGAGAACTACATTCGAATCAGAg atAAATGTTTGCTGGATTTTCATCGGGTGCTACAGAGCATTAAACGTCGTTTTAGCAATTCTCGGACATTTCCCCGTAGTAGAATTTCTCAACCAGCAATGCCACAGGCTCTACGTAGCCCACATTCAACAAGGGAATATGCTAGAGTGCGCCAG CGCTTTCTCTATCAAAAATCTCTTGTCCGGAGTATTCTATCAACGTCAGAGTCCTCTGATGAAGAATTAGATCATCGATCTGCCAATACTCGATTATATCAA aatcagGTTGTAACAAATGGAACAAAATCAAGATGTCCCTTAATGAGTACTAAACGCAGGAATGAATTATACAGGGCCAGAAATCAAAGATTACTTACATCTGCCACTACTGCAGCTACTACTAACTCTCAAAGTCACTATACAATGGATTCTGATGAAGGCTATAGTGATTTTag gtTGCCTTCCTCTCCTACAGCAGATAATTTCGATGTTGTTGGTAGTATTCTTCAAAGCCAGAGTCTCCTGCATAGTCCGGATGTCCTAACTGTTTCTAGAGATGGTTCCGTATTACGTAATTCAAGCATTAAAACAAGAACACTTCTCAATTTAGATTCAATGTTCCCTTTATCTGTTTCTGGAGAAAACAGTGAAAGTGAAAGTCCATTTGCTAATTCATCCTTCTTTAGTGATAATGCGGTATCTCCATACATTAACAAGGCAGTTGGGAAGCAAATCCCTCTACATTCCACTCAAAGCAACTCCAAATATGGTGAGACACCTAGGCAGAATTACTCTTGTAGCTCATCATCTGCTCCTAGGGAGCGACCTTTAAGTTATGATGAGTGTATCCTGTCAGGATCTGCATTTGGTGGAGGAGGTAATGAACGATATAACAATGAGCCTAATTCTCCTACTGGTCCTAAGAGTTTTTGTTGTACATCTACCTCTGATGAcatgaaaaaaacacaagactcaaataaagataataaaagcCACCATAGTGAAGATGAAGTAGATATTTACAGTGATATTGAATCTGTTGGAGAAGAAGATAACTCTTTGTCTGATCAAGTTGAACCAGTTAAGATTTCATATAAATGTGTGGAAGAATCTCAGCAGAGTGACACTAATGATGTAAGTGACTCAACTGACAATGAGCTAGTGATCGATGAAGACATGCCAGCTGAAGAAGAAAGTGAGAGAATAACTGAACCTCAGGGATTTGCATGTTCCAAAATCAATAATGTGGCAGGTGATGCAAATGCTAGAGCTTCTTATCAAGTTGATATTGATTGTGATCAATCTAGTTctccaattttaaataaaaattatgataagtaTACTGGTAGAATCTCATTAAAAAGAAGTTCCTGTGAAGAGAGTGGTAAAAAACATGACACTCAGACTCAAAATACACAAATGAATGAATCTTGTAGCGATGAAGAAAATCAAGAGAGTGATATGGAAGTGCAAGATGAGGAAAATTCTGTGGATTCTACTAGAAAAAGCTACCAAGGCTATGGTAGCAATTCATGCAGCGTAAAGTCATCTCCTAAGTCTCTTACTCAGTGTGAAAATAGcatttgtaatgaaaatgatTTCTGTGAAAATGATAACTCTGCATTAGAACCTGTTGGGAAAAATACTCCTGAAGCTCTAAATAGTTGCACCAATGACAATACTAATGATTCTATGTCTCAAATGGAAGTAGATGAGTTTCAAGAAAATACTTCAAATGTCAGTGATTCCACTTCTCATACTGAGCAAccttataaacataaaaagtataatttttgtgtTGCCAGTGATCGTAATGAAATCCGTCATGTGGACTTGAATGAAAACTCCCAGCCTGGTGCTAACTCTAATTCTAGTTCTGCTCATTCTTCTAGGAATGACAGAAGAATTCTACCAGAAGAGTGCGCTATCTCCCAAAGTGAAAACAATTCCCATTTTAGCTTTTCCAGCAATCAGCAAAATGCGGATAGAAGTGAGCCAGAAGATGGTGGAGATTCCAATGACTCAAACTGCCGTGATTCACAGGTTGGAAGCGGtgctacttttaattttaaaaatagtgaacaACATATTGAGCAAGGGGAGACAGGAGAATGCACTGATGAAAATTCTCAGAATGAAGTTGGTGAATATATggatgaaaattctttaaatgaaacACAACTTAGTCCCAATTCCTCAAAACATAAGAATGATGATAGTGATGGAGATAATCAAGTTAACTCAAATCAAAATGTGAGTGTTGATAATGAATcaagtttcaatttttcaaatagacAACAGAATGATGACGATGAAAGTGATGTTGAAGATATCACTGATTCAAATCCTCCACCTTCTCAGGGGGTTACTGGCACTGTCACTACAGaaacaataaacatttctaATGACGAGACTGTCAAATCTGACAATGAATATGAAGATTGTGAGTCTTTTGAGGATGCCAGTACTCCTTGTTTAGATGAAAATTTAGAAGgagaaatagaaaattcaccCATGCAGGCTGTTCATTGTGAAAATGCTAATCAAGATTTTTCAAGAACACCAGATTATGAATATGAAAATGATGCCCCTGGCAAACAAGAAGACAATGTAGTAAACAATAATGCATCTGATAATGTTAAAGATCCAGATGTTGATTTAGGAATAGAAGACATTTCTGAAGCTGGTAGTGAAGATCTTGATGAATTTCCTGATGAACCAGCTTCTGAAAAGGGGAAAGGAAATCATCAAACAAAAACTTCAGGAGCAACTGAAAGCTCTTCACGATATGTTTctgatgataataaaaaattctctgaTCAGGTATTTGAAGATCAAGAAGAAGGGGAAATAATTGAAGACAAACCTGCCAGAGAGACTGAAAGAAGAAAGAGAGATCGTTATTATGATGATACTAGTGATTATGTGGAACGTGCTCCACGAATGAGCATTTCAGATTTGCCTAgaattcctaaattaaaaagaaatcgcGATAAGGATAACGTTCAAGAACCACCCTCGTTTGATAACAAGCGTACAAGTGTATTGAGTAGAGTTGATTTGGGAGCTGGTGATGTTAGTTGGAAAAGACTTTCAAAACATACACGTGAAAGAAGCTACCGTGATGGCAGACCTAAAGATGAAAGATTATTGTATCGAGAAAGAGAATCTAGAAATAAAGAACGAAAGAACTTTGATAATAATAGGAGGACTGACAGTAAAAGCAGTGATCGCAGACGTgaagataaaaagaaaggttcagaaaaatctaaaaatgaatcACGTTCTcggaaaaatgataaaagtaaagaaGACTGGGATTATTCTGATCgggataaaaagaaataccacAAGGATCATAAAGATAGGCATCCTAAAGAAAAGCATTCCAAAGATAGAAAAGATAAACATGATAAGAGTAGACATTCTAAAGAAgaatcaaaatatgataaagaaagagaaaaaataaaagatgataATAGGTATGAAAGAGATTCCAGGTATGATAAAGAAGAGAGATTTGAAAGAGCAATCtatgaaaaaactaaatctaAAGATAAAGAACACAAAAACAAACGAAAGGATCGTAAGGATGATAATATCAAAGCTTCTAAAGATCATTCCCGTGAAAAACATAAGCACACACATCCTCATGAGAGTTTCATTGACAAACAAAGAGAGGTGCTTAAAATTGATGACAAGTTGAAAATTGTAGTTGAACAAAAAGACCGAAAAGAGAAATCAAAGACTAAAGATAAGAAAGATCCAAAACTTGAAAAAGAACTTCATCAGCGCAAAAGGGAAACTGAAAGGAATGCCTATTCTGAGATGACTTCAATAGAGTCCaaagaaatatttgcaaaagGTGATAGCATTATCATTAATGTCAGTTTTAATCGTAATTCCTCTCCCAAAGATGTATCCACTTCAGAAGCACTTGAAGTAAACTCGGCGGATCAGATATTAACTAAGGAAGATCTTGATAAAGATGCAAATTTGAATGAAGATTTAAGGAGCAAATCTAAAAGTTCAgataaaaaatcttcattagATGGCATGTCAGTTAAAAGACCTGTTACCCCACCGGAAAGACCTACCCAAGTATTGTCAGTTAGCGAGAGCTATTGGCAAGGTGGTGATGATCCTGATGGTAACAATTCTATTGCTTCTGATAAGTCAGATGAAGAGTCCCATCATGATGATGACAATGATTCTGTTGGATCAGTTAATGATGCAGATAATTTCAGTAATAGTTCAAATAGTACTGATGATCTTGCAAATCAAGAAGCAAAGGATGGAACCATTGAAATGGAAGCAAAGTCTACTGTATCTGaagaattaattgataaattttccaAAGAAGAAGATACTTTTATCTCAAAAAGAAGATCCCCTCGATCACCATCACCTCCGTCTCCTGCTGATAATGACAGTTATGATCCATGTGAGCCCACAAAAAGTCCATCTCCATCCTTTCCTGCACCACCACCCCTACCATCATCAAATCCTAAACCTCCTCCTTCCCCTGAACTGCCTCCTTTGCCACCTGAACCTGAGCCAACTGATGTTGTTCATGAAGAGTCTCATAGTGTTCTTCATAACCAAACTCCTCCTGTAGTTTCCAGCACTGCTCAACCAGTTACTGTTGAAACTCAAACACCAAGTTCACTTGCTTTTACTGGTATGCTACTGCCGCCTCCAAGTTTCTTGTCTCATTCATCTCAAGCTAACAACTTATCTAACATCTCCTCTTTACTACCCCCTAGAACTTTGAGTTTTCAAGTAAATGGCTCTAATATTTTAGCTACAAATCACATGCCTCCTGTAATGGCTGGAAATTTTATACATACAGATACCTCTCTGCCACCACCACCCAACCCCCCTAACATTCCTCATATGACTTCAGTGCCGCCACCTCCGCCACCACCATCAGCCATTagtttaatttctcaaattagACACCCTCAACTAAATGTTCAACCCCCATTACCACCCAATTCGATTCTTCAGAACCTGGGTATTGCTCATAACCTCAATATACCACAATTGCAGTTACCTCCCCTTCCTCACCTTCCACCTAATTTATGTGCAGCTTTAGCAAATCATCAATCGCCATTACCATTTACAACTCAAAACCTGCCTGTCAGTCTTCCTAGCAATATTACCAATCAACAAAGCAACAGGTTTTTAGCACCAAATCAAGTTCCGCTTAtgccaaatcaaaatattagcaATAATAAACCTCATGTTATGTCCATTACACAAATGCTTTCTCATTGCCAAACTATACCAGTAAGCTCCAATCAAAAATCAGAACAGCCTTCTAAACCTCCTACTCCTGGAGAAAAGAATGAAGTTATTGATATGGATGTAGATTCACCATACTCACCAGGTGACTGTTCTGTTGATAGTGTAAATGATTATTCTCCCACAGGTTCTCCTCTGCCATCAACTCCAAAAGAAACTGGAGACATTTTTGATACTCTGTTTTCTGCTGATATCAGGACTTCTGAAAAACGGCCTCACGAATCTGTATCAAAACATGAACGTTCAAAATCACGCTCAGGGTCAAAAGGTACTAATGAATCCTCGTCTAAAAAATCCAAGCATGATCACAGAACAGACTCTAAATCAAAGCATTCTGTAAAAATGCAAATAGAGAAAAACAAGAAAGCTCGCAAAGAgcaaaaaattgctgaaaaaatcttaaaattggaGGActcacaattgaaaattttagatgaACTTCCAAGTTCTGCTGTAGAGATGCAAGTTAAAGAGAAG tttttaaagaaactgaacCGGCAGGAACGTGTAATAGAggaagtaaaattagcattgaaacctttttataaatcaagagatgtaaataaagaagaatacAAAGATATTCTTAGAAGAGCTGTTCccaaa atatgtCATAACAAGTCTGGTGAAATTAACCCTGTGAAAGTCAAATATCTTGTAGAGTGTTATATTAAGAAAGTAAGACATTCGAAAAAGAGAagtgataaaaagaaatctaaattttcatGA